The Hyphomonas sediminis genome contains a region encoding:
- a CDS encoding UrcA family protein: MLKVTSTILAAAMVLTPVAVAGPVKEVTLKMDYDPALLSTDTGVETLVSDLETKARKICSQRMPAVGSIYVDTECSANLVKAAVQQIHADQSEAGLDIAPGFQTLAAVDFPLAN, from the coding sequence ATGCTGAAAGTTACCTCGACGATCCTGGCCGCTGCCATGGTTCTCACCCCTGTTGCGGTCGCCGGTCCGGTCAAGGAAGTGACCCTGAAAATGGACTATGACCCGGCCCTGCTCTCCACCGATACCGGCGTTGAAACGCTGGTTTCCGACCTGGAGACCAAAGCCCGCAAGATCTGCTCGCAGCGCATGCCCGCCGTCGGCTCGATCTATGTCGACACCGAATGCTCCGCCAATCTCGTGAAAGCGGCTGTGCAACAGATCCACGCCGACCAGAGCGAAGCTGGCCTGGACATCGCGCCGGGCTTCCAGACGCTCGCTGCTGTCGACTTCCCGCTCGCCAACTAA
- a CDS encoding VOC family protein — MSDLYRGKGISSALCYVDPNAAFRWLEEAFGFEPLMVILDENERIAHSEMRFGEGVIMVGSEWSDDHRSPKNLSGKNTQTVHVQLAEGDDIDAHCARARKAGAEILQAPDDQFYGDRTYRARDPEGHIWTFGVTVNRMTPAEWDAAAGGGLKTRDRL, encoded by the coding sequence ATGTCTGACCTTTACCGCGGAAAAGGAATTTCCAGCGCGCTTTGCTATGTTGATCCGAATGCGGCGTTTCGCTGGCTGGAAGAGGCGTTCGGGTTTGAGCCGCTGATGGTCATCCTCGACGAGAATGAACGTATCGCCCATTCGGAGATGAGGTTCGGAGAGGGCGTCATCATGGTCGGCAGCGAATGGTCAGACGATCATCGCAGCCCGAAGAACCTCTCCGGCAAGAACACGCAGACCGTTCATGTCCAGCTTGCCGAGGGTGACGACATCGACGCCCATTGCGCCCGCGCCCGAAAGGCCGGCGCGGAAATCCTTCAGGCACCGGACGACCAGTTCTATGGCGATCGCACTTATCGGGCGCGTGATCCCGAAGGCCATATCTGGACCTTCGGCGTCACGGTGAACCGCATGACGCCAGCCGAATGGGACGCAGCCGCTGGCGGCGGCCTCAAAACGCGGGACCGGTTGTGA
- a CDS encoding macro domain-containing protein, with product MAFEGKAQGESRPAEQEGKAQTGRRCFVILPWSNPGDADEGPELDFDSVYEELIRPVIEDLNLDIIRADRVSRSGLIHKEMIENLLEADVVIADVTLGSPDVFFELGIRQTARRAGTVILRHARSTSPFSISGMRALDYDFEPRAGASRAQMLEDCRALLRTHVKNSLDNPSTDSLVHTLMPGMEVTLPGRVIPERRYISYRVGPQGPKPSKLVELVTGDIADIDDMDVWVNPENTRMEFGRFHEPSVSAAIRYLGSRRDRHGFVRDDTILRLLFQRVGAHQQRTGVEPATAILTGAGMLKKTNKVRRLVHTAAYQGEPGRGYRLIGAYRKCVSNALAAVDEENNQFGMSPKRAYKSVLFPLFGTRGGGESPHERAQGLIQTAHQYLLNWPESKIERVAFLCHTQADLELGQAALYRMGLRSVTAPRGAR from the coding sequence ATGGCGTTCGAAGGAAAGGCGCAGGGCGAAAGCCGCCCTGCCGAGCAGGAAGGCAAGGCCCAGACGGGACGGCGGTGTTTCGTCATCCTGCCCTGGAGCAATCCGGGCGACGCCGACGAGGGGCCGGAGCTGGACTTCGACAGCGTCTATGAAGAGCTGATCCGCCCGGTGATCGAAGACCTCAACCTCGACATCATCCGCGCCGACCGGGTGAGCCGGTCCGGCCTCATCCACAAGGAGATGATCGAGAACCTGCTGGAAGCTGATGTGGTGATTGCCGACGTGACACTCGGTTCGCCGGACGTGTTCTTCGAACTCGGCATCCGCCAGACCGCGCGCCGCGCTGGCACGGTGATCCTGCGCCATGCGCGCTCCACCTCGCCCTTCTCCATCTCCGGCATGCGGGCACTCGATTACGATTTCGAGCCGCGCGCCGGCGCCTCCCGCGCCCAGATGCTGGAAGACTGCCGCGCCCTGCTGCGCACGCATGTCAAGAACAGCCTCGACAATCCGAGCACGGATAGCCTTGTGCATACGCTGATGCCCGGCATGGAGGTCACCCTCCCCGGCCGGGTCATCCCGGAGCGGCGCTACATTTCCTACCGGGTCGGCCCGCAGGGGCCAAAGCCCTCAAAGCTCGTCGAACTCGTCACCGGCGACATTGCCGACATCGACGACATGGATGTGTGGGTGAACCCGGAAAACACCCGCATGGAGTTTGGCCGCTTCCATGAGCCCTCCGTCTCCGCCGCCATCCGCTATCTCGGCTCCCGGCGCGACCGGCATGGCTTTGTCCGCGACGACACCATCCTGCGCCTCCTCTTCCAGCGCGTTGGCGCTCACCAGCAGCGCACCGGGGTGGAGCCGGCCACCGCCATCCTCACCGGCGCGGGCATGCTGAAGAAGACCAACAAGGTCCGCCGCCTCGTTCACACCGCCGCCTATCAGGGCGAGCCCGGCCGGGGCTACCGGCTGATCGGGGCCTACCGCAAATGCGTCAGCAACGCGCTCGCCGCGGTGGACGAGGAGAACAACCAGTTCGGCATGAGCCCCAAACGGGCCTACAAATCGGTCCTCTTCCCCCTCTTCGGCACGCGCGGCGGCGGCGAAAGCCCGCATGAGCGGGCCCAGGGCCTGATCCAGACGGCCCACCAATACCTGCTCAACTGGCCCGAATCGAAAATCGAGCGGGTCGCCTTCCTCTGCCACACCCAGGCCGACCTTGAACTTGGCCAGGCAGCGCTATACCGCATGGGCCTGCGCTCGGTTACCGCCCCGCGCGGCGCCCGCTGA
- a CDS encoding YbaB/EbfC family nucleoid-associated protein: MKDLAQIMQQAQAMQAKMAEVQQKIENTEADGVAGAGLVRVKLRGKGELVSVSIDKSLMGDDPEIIEDLLKAAHSDARKRLDQAMEDAMKSATAGFGGMLPGFKLPF, encoded by the coding sequence ATGAAAGACCTCGCCCAGATCATGCAGCAGGCCCAGGCCATGCAGGCCAAGATGGCCGAAGTGCAGCAGAAGATCGAAAACACCGAAGCCGATGGCGTGGCCGGGGCCGGCCTTGTGCGCGTGAAGCTGCGCGGCAAGGGCGAGCTGGTTTCCGTGAGCATCGACAAGAGCCTGATGGGCGACGATCCGGAAATCATCGAAGACCTGCTGAAAGCGGCGCATTCGGACGCCCGCAAGCGGCTGGACCAGGCGATGGAAGACGCGATGAAATCGGCAACCGCCGGCTTTGGCGGGATGCTGCCGGGCTTCAAGCTGCCGTTCTGA
- a CDS encoding GFA family protein has translation MKRIALERPKLPDLPLEGGCHCGRVRYSVTRRPMAVNACHCGDCKRLAGGPFGVYLHVSKAGFHVHSGHLDVFRRTGGSGNTIPIYRCRDCGTRLWHGPEVAPDLVILCAGTLDAPDWAVPTSHIFVEEAAPDAVAADDALVIEAFQTTRAALWDHFTAIYGAG, from the coding sequence ATGAAACGTATTGCTCTGGAGCGCCCGAAACTGCCTGACTTGCCACTGGAAGGCGGCTGTCATTGCGGGCGTGTGCGGTATTCGGTGACGCGCCGGCCGATGGCGGTGAATGCCTGTCATTGCGGCGATTGCAAGCGGCTGGCGGGCGGGCCGTTTGGGGTTTACCTGCATGTCTCCAAGGCGGGCTTTCATGTCCATTCCGGGCATCTGGATGTATTTCGCAGGACCGGGGGAAGCGGCAACACCATTCCCATCTATCGCTGCCGGGATTGTGGCACGCGCCTGTGGCATGGGCCGGAGGTGGCGCCTGATCTGGTGATCCTGTGTGCAGGTACGCTGGACGCGCCGGACTGGGCGGTGCCGACTTCGCACATCTTTGTGGAAGAGGCCGCGCCGGACGCTGTGGCAGCAGACGACGCGTTGGTGATCGAGGCCTTCCAGACGACACGGGCGGCGCTGTGGGATCACTTCACCGCAATTTACGGCGCAGGCTGA
- a CDS encoding DNA polymerase III subunit gamma/tau, whose amino-acid sequence MSADDSSTGDDATGALFGGEDAPARGKAYEVLARKYRPRRFEDLIGQEAMVRTLSNAFETGRIAHGFMLTGVRGVGKTTTARLLARALNYEPAADAKGKKGKSGGPSIHLDPPGEHCEAIMASRHPDVLELDAASRTGVADMRDLLDSARYGPVSARYKVYIIDEVHMLSNASFNALLKTLEEPPPHLKFIFATTEIRKVPVTVLSRCQRFDLKRLDTGELANHLGNVADKEGANVSEEALALIARAAEGSVRDALSLLDQAIVQTTDGEAVSGGAVRQMLGLGDRARLLDAFEKAVTGDAKGALAEARDQVAGGADPAVILKDILDIAADISVAQATGDDWSPAGPADWADRTRALAQRLTPAQAARNWQLLLSGYNDLMIAPDPATALNMVVIRLAAASTLPSPEEAARMIAEGSRPPGKDASPLKASPQAPGGVESFADMLAAMDEMREVALQVDAERFVRTAHFSPGKLACALAPGAPQGLLGRLKSFLEDITELDWIVEETETDAESVRERERREKAERIEDAKLHPTIAATLAAIPGAVILDVILDAVPLENQDGQDNLPSNVIPLKTRRPA is encoded by the coding sequence ATGAGCGCAGACGATTCCTCCACAGGCGATGACGCCACCGGCGCCCTTTTCGGGGGTGAGGACGCGCCTGCGCGCGGCAAGGCGTATGAGGTGCTGGCGCGCAAGTATCGCCCGCGCCGCTTCGAGGACCTGATCGGCCAGGAAGCGATGGTGCGCACCCTCTCGAACGCGTTCGAGACGGGCCGGATTGCCCATGGTTTCATGCTGACCGGCGTGCGCGGGGTGGGCAAGACGACCACCGCCCGCCTGCTGGCCCGCGCCCTGAATTACGAGCCTGCCGCTGACGCCAAAGGCAAGAAGGGCAAGTCGGGTGGCCCCTCAATCCACCTCGATCCGCCGGGCGAGCATTGCGAAGCCATCATGGCGAGCCGGCACCCGGATGTGCTGGAGCTGGACGCGGCCTCCCGCACGGGCGTGGCCGACATGCGCGACCTGCTGGACTCGGCCCGCTATGGCCCCGTCTCGGCGCGCTACAAAGTCTACATCATCGACGAAGTTCACATGCTGTCGAATGCGAGCTTCAACGCCCTGCTGAAGACGCTGGAAGAACCCCCGCCCCACCTCAAATTCATTTTCGCGACGACCGAGATCCGCAAGGTTCCCGTGACGGTTCTGTCGCGCTGCCAGCGGTTTGACCTGAAGCGCCTCGATACCGGCGAGCTGGCAAACCACCTTGGCAATGTGGCCGACAAGGAAGGGGCGAATGTCTCTGAAGAAGCCCTCGCGCTGATTGCGCGGGCGGCCGAAGGCTCTGTGCGGGACGCGCTCTCGCTGCTGGACCAGGCGATTGTTCAGACGACGGACGGCGAAGCCGTTTCGGGCGGCGCCGTGCGCCAGATGCTGGGCCTGGGCGACCGCGCCCGCCTGCTGGATGCCTTCGAAAAGGCCGTGACCGGCGACGCAAAAGGCGCCCTGGCTGAAGCGCGCGACCAGGTGGCGGGCGGAGCAGACCCGGCCGTCATCCTCAAGGACATCCTTGATATTGCAGCCGATATTTCTGTTGCGCAGGCAACGGGTGACGATTGGAGCCCGGCAGGCCCGGCCGACTGGGCCGACCGGACGCGGGCACTGGCCCAGCGCCTGACGCCGGCCCAGGCGGCGCGCAACTGGCAGCTGCTGCTGTCTGGCTATAACGACCTGATGATTGCGCCAGACCCGGCCACCGCCCTCAATATGGTGGTGATCCGGCTGGCAGCGGCCTCTACCCTTCCGTCTCCGGAGGAAGCGGCGCGGATGATTGCCGAGGGGTCCCGACCGCCGGGAAAGGACGCCAGCCCCCTTAAGGCTTCGCCGCAGGCGCCCGGCGGGGTGGAAAGCTTTGCCGACATGCTGGCCGCGATGGACGAGATGCGCGAAGTGGCCCTGCAGGTGGACGCCGAACGCTTCGTACGCACCGCGCATTTTTCGCCCGGAAAGCTCGCCTGCGCGCTGGCGCCCGGCGCGCCGCAAGGCCTGCTGGGGCGGCTGAAATCCTTCCTGGAAGACATCACCGAACTCGACTGGATCGTCGAGGAGACCGAGACTGACGCCGAATCCGTGCGCGAGCGCGAGCGGCGGGAAAAGGCCGAGCGGATTGAGGACGCCAAGCTGCACCCGACGATTGCGGCAACGCTGGCGGCGATCCCCGGCGCGGTGATCCTCGATGTGATCCTCGACGCTGTTCCGCTTGAAAATCAGGACGGCCAGGACAATCTGCCCAGCAATGTGATCCCCCTCAAGACGCGCCGCCCGGCCTGA
- a CDS encoding TM2 domain-containing protein: MAFTTEDMILIEQRAANEKKSAGAAYLLWFFLGWISAHRFYLGKPVTALLQIVSYFFLIGFVWWLLDLFLIPAIIDQKMDAARSDAAHAIRRGRYAY; the protein is encoded by the coding sequence ATGGCCTTCACGACCGAAGACATGATCCTGATCGAGCAGCGCGCTGCCAATGAGAAGAAAAGCGCAGGCGCCGCCTACCTGCTCTGGTTCTTCCTGGGCTGGATTTCCGCGCACCGCTTCTATCTGGGCAAGCCTGTCACGGCCCTCCTCCAGATCGTCAGCTACTTCTTCCTCATCGGCTTTGTCTGGTGGCTTCTGGACCTGTTCCTGATCCCCGCCATCATTGACCAGAAGATGGATGCCGCCCGCTCGGACGCGGCCCACGCCATCCGCCGCGGCCGCTACGCTTACTAA
- a CDS encoding ribonucleotide-diphosphate reductase subunit beta — translation MATVSKDRPGLLTPSLAYKPFRYPWAYEFWKKQQQVHWMPEEVPLGEDCKDWAVKLSDAERNLLTQIFRFFTQSDVEVGANYMEHYMPLFKPVEVSMMLSSFSNMETIHIAAYALLLETIGMPDSEFSAFMEYKEMAAKHDYLGQFGTGSNEDIAVSMAVFGAFTEGLQLFASFAMLMNFPRFNKMKGMGQIVSWSVRDESLHCEGMIKLFHTFCAETNCMTDELRERIRECCRTVVSLEDKFIELAFEMGPVEGMTADDIKQYIRYIADWRLGQLKLEPIFGITKHPIPWLTEILNGVEHANFFEQRATEYSKGATKGDWHGDQGVWGRFDARQTKEADGVPAE, via the coding sequence ATGGCAACCGTAAGCAAAGATCGTCCCGGCCTGCTGACCCCCAGCCTCGCTTACAAGCCGTTCCGCTATCCGTGGGCCTATGAGTTCTGGAAGAAGCAGCAGCAGGTTCACTGGATGCCTGAGGAAGTCCCGCTGGGCGAGGACTGCAAGGACTGGGCGGTGAAACTCTCGGACGCCGAGCGCAACCTGCTGACCCAGATCTTCCGCTTCTTCACCCAGTCGGATGTCGAAGTCGGCGCCAACTATATGGAACACTACATGCCGCTGTTTAAGCCGGTGGAAGTGTCCATGATGCTGTCGTCCTTCTCCAATATGGAGACGATCCACATCGCGGCTTACGCCCTGCTGCTCGAAACCATCGGCATGCCGGACTCTGAATTCTCCGCCTTCATGGAATACAAGGAGATGGCCGCCAAGCACGACTATCTCGGCCAGTTCGGCACCGGCTCGAACGAGGACATCGCCGTTTCGATGGCCGTGTTCGGCGCCTTCACCGAAGGCCTGCAGCTGTTTGCCTCCTTCGCCATGCTGATGAACTTCCCGCGCTTCAACAAGATGAAGGGCATGGGCCAGATCGTTTCCTGGTCGGTGCGTGACGAGTCGCTGCACTGCGAAGGCATGATCAAGCTGTTCCACACCTTCTGCGCCGAAACCAACTGCATGACGGACGAGCTGCGCGAGCGCATCCGCGAGTGCTGCCGCACGGTGGTGAGCCTGGAAGACAAGTTCATCGAACTGGCCTTCGAAATGGGCCCGGTCGAGGGCATGACCGCCGACGACATCAAGCAATACATCCGCTACATCGCCGACTGGCGCCTCGGCCAGCTGAAGCTGGAGCCGATCTTCGGCATCACCAAGCACCCGATCCCCTGGCTGACCGAGATCCTCAACGGGGTCGAGCATGCCAACTTCTTCGAACAGCGCGCGACGGAATATTCCAAAGGCGCCACGAAGGGCGACTGGCATGGCGACCAGGGCGTCTGGGGCCGCTTCGACGCCCGCCAGACGAAAGAAGCCGACGGCGTTCCGGCGGAGTGA
- a CDS encoding peptidylprolyl isomerase, whose protein sequence is MKRLIALSAALMGAACVSAPAALTEPAPEAAPTAAAQTDPDWRAVEPENLVLITLETGMVAIELFPEAAPAHAAQIREAVREGFYDDEFFYRVVEGHVAQAGREFSMAIAAWPTLPFEAEREVPADGFDPQGNADLFAAEAGHREGFAVGRENGKEWLLNCPGSLGMARDANPSSGSTEIYIPLQPRRYLDRNYTLFGRVIDGMEYIHRLPRVDPSTEEEEGALFGEDEELAYQIRQYRRSKLAGNQILSARMAADLPAEDRPSYEVMRTPSPAWEALKESKRDYSAVDAFAYTPPKVLDVCALPVPARRVGE, encoded by the coding sequence ATGAAACGCCTCATCGCCCTCTCTGCCGCCCTGATGGGCGCCGCATGTGTCAGCGCCCCTGCCGCGCTGACTGAGCCCGCCCCGGAAGCCGCCCCTACCGCCGCGGCCCAGACCGATCCCGACTGGCGCGCCGTGGAGCCGGAAAATCTTGTGCTCATCACGCTGGAAACTGGCATGGTGGCAATCGAGCTTTTCCCGGAAGCGGCGCCCGCCCATGCCGCGCAGATCCGGGAAGCGGTCCGCGAGGGCTTTTATGATGACGAGTTCTTCTACCGCGTGGTGGAAGGCCATGTGGCGCAGGCGGGCCGCGAGTTTTCGATGGCCATCGCCGCCTGGCCGACCTTGCCTTTCGAGGCGGAGCGCGAAGTCCCGGCAGATGGCTTTGACCCGCAAGGCAATGCAGACCTCTTCGCCGCAGAAGCGGGCCACCGCGAAGGCTTCGCCGTGGGCCGTGAGAATGGCAAGGAATGGCTGCTCAATTGCCCTGGCAGCCTTGGCATGGCGCGCGACGCCAACCCGTCAAGCGGCTCGACGGAAATCTATATTCCGCTGCAGCCGAGGCGGTATCTGGACCGCAATTACACCCTCTTCGGCCGGGTGATCGACGGGATGGAATACATCCACCGCCTGCCGCGTGTCGATCCGTCGACGGAGGAAGAAGAAGGCGCCCTGTTCGGCGAGGACGAGGAACTCGCCTACCAGATCCGCCAGTATCGCCGTAGCAAGCTGGCGGGAAACCAGATCCTTTCGGCCCGCATGGCGGCAGACCTGCCCGCAGAGGACCGCCCCAGCTATGAGGTGATGCGCACGCCCTCGCCGGCGTGGGAAGCGTTGAAAGAGTCCAAGCGCGACTATTCGGCCGTTGACGCGTTTGCCTACACCCCGCCCAAGGTGCTGGATGTGTGCGCCCTGCCCGTGCCTGCCCGGCGCGTCGGCGAGTGA
- a CDS encoding ArsR/SmtB family transcription factor: MNQAARLDAVFTALSDPDRRRAVELLGERPRSAGELAGALGLAAPAMSRHLRLLKQAGLAEESHPEFDARVRIYSLKDGAMTDLKLWLKETEALWSNQLTAFKAHVETKARARKAP; this comes from the coding sequence GTGAACCAAGCGGCCCGGCTGGACGCCGTCTTTACTGCCCTGTCCGATCCAGACAGGCGCCGCGCGGTAGAGCTGCTGGGCGAGCGGCCGCGCAGCGCGGGCGAGCTTGCCGGCGCCCTCGGCCTCGCCGCCCCCGCAATGAGCCGCCATCTGCGCCTGCTCAAACAGGCCGGCCTTGCTGAAGAAAGCCATCCGGAATTTGATGCCCGTGTGCGGATCTACTCGCTCAAGGATGGCGCCATGACCGATCTCAAACTCTGGCTCAAGGAAACCGAAGCGCTTTGGAGCAACCAGCTCACTGCTTTCAAAGCCCATGTCGAGACCAAGGCCCGCGCCCGGAAGGCCCCGTGA
- a CDS encoding SRPBCC domain-containing protein, protein MSAVIVSLRVATTPEDAFDIFTGEIGLWWQPGALFQLTPRGDGTLSFEGETRLITTLPNGKVFEIGHVTAWERGQRLGFSWRQATFSPDQLTQAEVRFEAVGEQTRVTVEHRGWDTIPQDHVARHGFPLAATQMRLAEYWRAQLASLSLRRKLR, encoded by the coding sequence GTGAGTGCGGTCATCGTCTCCCTTCGTGTGGCAACAACGCCGGAAGATGCCTTCGATATTTTCACGGGCGAGATCGGCCTCTGGTGGCAGCCCGGCGCGCTTTTCCAGTTGACCCCGCGCGGGGATGGCACCCTCAGCTTTGAAGGCGAAACCCGCCTAATCACTACGCTACCGAACGGCAAAGTGTTCGAGATCGGACATGTCACCGCCTGGGAGCGCGGCCAACGCCTCGGCTTTTCCTGGCGGCAGGCAACATTTTCGCCAGACCAGCTCACACAGGCCGAAGTCCGCTTCGAAGCCGTTGGCGAACAAACCCGGGTCACCGTGGAGCATCGCGGCTGGGACACGATCCCGCAGGATCATGTCGCCCGGCACGGCTTCCCCCTTGCTGCCACACAAATGCGCCTCGCAGAATATTGGCGCGCCCAGCTCGCTTCGCTCAGCCTGCGCCGTAAATTGCGGTGA
- a CDS encoding energy transducer TonB — MYLMNTGPSRLSIAAVLAAPLVYALFLAANALITVEDVRLVETENRILETITPSDPPSMEATVRPKPDWLKTTTPPAAERQAPPLVPTQGFGGVWTGEVPAEAGPVRIKFDVGTVSAGPLDGRVLTPVRPPAPSMPSGAVTRGISGECDVYFDVDIAGRPQNVVAKCTDNVFKSEAERAVRQAEFLPAIRNGRPVEQQNAVYPIVFTVN; from the coding sequence ATGTATCTGATGAATACCGGGCCTTCGCGCCTCAGCATCGCCGCCGTGCTGGCTGCGCCGCTGGTCTATGCCCTTTTCCTGGCCGCCAATGCGCTGATCACGGTTGAAGACGTGAGGCTGGTGGAGACGGAAAACCGCATCCTGGAAACCATCACGCCGTCCGATCCACCGTCGATGGAGGCGACCGTGCGTCCCAAGCCCGATTGGCTGAAGACAACCACGCCGCCCGCCGCCGAACGGCAGGCGCCGCCGCTCGTGCCCACACAAGGTTTTGGCGGCGTGTGGACCGGGGAAGTACCTGCGGAGGCAGGGCCCGTGCGCATCAAGTTCGATGTGGGGACGGTCAGCGCCGGGCCGCTGGACGGGCGCGTCCTGACGCCTGTGCGCCCGCCGGCACCGTCTATGCCTTCGGGGGCGGTCACGCGCGGGATTTCCGGGGAATGTGACGTGTATTTCGATGTCGACATCGCCGGGCGGCCGCAAAACGTGGTGGCGAAGTGTACGGACAATGTCTTCAAGAGCGAGGCAGAACGCGCCGTGCGGCAGGCGGAGTTCCTCCCCGCCATCCGCAATGGCCGGCCCGTCGAGCAGCAGAACGCGGTCTACCCGATCGTGTTCACTGTGAACTGA
- the recR gene encoding recombination mediator RecR, with product MSQRSAGPELLRLIDLIAKLPGLGPRSARRVALHLLKRNDTLLKPLAEAMTEAGAKIQKCQTCGNYDTVQPCAVCQMPGRDDGLICVVEDVPDLWALERGGAFRGRYHVLGGVLSAIDGIGPEDLGIASLVARIEAGGIREVILALNATVDGQTTAHYVADLLAGKGVDVTRLAHGVPVGGELDHLDDGTLAAALRARRGV from the coding sequence ATGTCACAGCGTTCTGCCGGTCCTGAGCTTCTTCGATTGATCGACCTGATTGCCAAGCTGCCGGGGCTGGGGCCACGGTCGGCGCGGCGTGTGGCGTTGCACCTGCTGAAGCGGAACGACACGCTGCTGAAGCCGCTGGCCGAAGCGATGACGGAAGCCGGCGCCAAGATCCAGAAATGCCAGACCTGCGGAAACTACGACACCGTGCAGCCCTGCGCCGTGTGCCAGATGCCGGGGCGCGATGACGGGCTGATCTGCGTGGTGGAAGACGTGCCCGACCTGTGGGCGCTGGAACGGGGCGGCGCGTTTCGCGGGCGCTACCATGTGCTGGGGGGCGTGCTCTCGGCCATCGACGGCATCGGCCCGGAAGACCTTGGCATTGCGAGCCTTGTGGCGCGGATCGAGGCGGGCGGCATCCGCGAGGTGATCCTGGCGCTGAACGCCACGGTGGATGGTCAGACCACGGCGCATTATGTGGCCGACCTGCTGGCCGGGAAAGGCGTGGATGTGACGCGGCTCGCGCACGGAGTTCCCGTGGGCGGCGAGCTGGATCATCTGGATGATGGGACGCTGGCCGCGGCCCTGCGGGCACGGCGCGGCGTCTAG